The stretch of DNA TCCAAATGCCGCTACGCAGCTTGCAACGTAGAAAGCTTCTGTCAAAATACGATGTTGGTCGATCACACGCGGCGAGGCGTATATCTGCGGAAGGGCGAAGCCAATAACTTCTCCGATGCAAATCGCAAATGTCAGACGAAGGCTGATGTCCTCGAAGGGCACAAGGAAAAACAGCAGGACCGCAATGCAAAGATGTAGGCCACGCCCGAGAGTGGGATAAAAAGGACGATTTGAATATGAGAGAAAGGTGTTGGCAAGAAGGCTGCTGGGGACGCACAACAAAGGCACGATCATGACCAGCATCAAGTCATGCCGGTAAAGCCCGGGCTGGCCTGTCCAAAATGTCAAGATAGGCCGACCGAAACTTAGCATGCCGCCGCAAAGGCACCCAGATACAGCTGCAACGCACAGATTCGTATGCCTGTATAGGCGATCCAGCAAAGCCCACCGATCTTCTGCCACCAGACGCGCGCATTCCATCCCCAATATCTGGACGACCTGAAAAATCAGCAACCGAGAAAAATTCAAGAGTGTCCGAATGAGCAGAAAACTGGCCAGGACTCCTGTCGCCGAAGCTGTGCTCCCGATCAGGAGGACAGGCAGCTGATTGATGGCCAAGTTTGGAAAATTCTGAAGAAAAAACATGCCGCCGTTTGAAAAGGCTCCTTCCATCGTGAGCATAGTGGGACGGTCAAACTTCATGCGGAAATCCGGAAACCGTCGGGAGATGTCCGCTGGAATGAGAAGTCCAAAGCCGAGGAGAGTGACGAATGTGGTCGCGATTGCGGCGGAGATTGGCCCGAACCCTGAGATCGCCAAGCCGGCAACCAACAATATACGTACTGCATCGACCAAAGACGCGAGCGCGTTGCCACGCCCAAAGGCGCGATGCAGCCGATACACCGAGATCAGGTTCGTCATGGCCAGCTTGGTGGCGATTGCCAGTATCAGCGCGGCCGTGATCCATCGATCGTCGAGCGACAATGCGTCACGCACCCCTAACATCTTTCGGGGACCGGAGACCGAAAAAATGACGACCGCAACAAGAGCGCCGCAGATTGCCAAGCCGAGAAATATCGTGTTTGAACTACGGTATACGAACTGAGCGACGCGCTCCTTTCCCATAGCCGCTTCCAGGGTCAACCGGTTCCCGAAGTGCATTTGGAAGCCAAGATCGAACAGCGTGAACAAGGAAGTGGCGGCCAACAGGATGGACCAGTGTTCGAATACGGCAGTCCCCCAAAAGCGGATCAGGTAAGCGGTCAGGGCCAGCCTGTCGAGCATCGCAACGCCCACAGCCAAGAACTGTCCCGCAATGGCAGCGGTTTGCCTGTTCATTCCTGCACCATCCTCGGCCAGCGCTTCGAGACGTCATCCCAGATTGGACCGAAAATGGGCCGCCTCGAAGAGGTTGAAGTCGCCGGCGTGACCGATCTTCGCACCATTGGCAGCGGAAATTGTCCGAGGATAGCACGAAAGCGCAATGACGCAGATGGGTGCTGCGTGCAGGCTCACCCAGCCCGGCCCGGTGCCAGGCTGATGACGCTCCTGCGTGGGGGACCGCTGGAACCGCACCATGCGCAAGCGAACCGACATTGAGACCCCCTTTTTCCGGATGCGGCTTGCGATGCAAGAGGCGACCAGTCGCAGTCGACGTCCCGCCAGATCGACAACGTGAGGCAGCCGCGACGGTCTGCGCGGTATCCAAGCCTTATCGACTCCGTAACTCTAGCCGGCCATAAACAATCATGCGGCAGACAACGATGGCTCACCCCCTAATCGATCGTGAGTCGAACCCGTTGATCCCTACAAAGGCCGAATTAGGCGAACTTCTGGCTCTGATCGCCTTCTACTTGGTTTGCGATGTCGTTTCTGAACAAGGTTATTTTATTGTCAACATCGTAGGGCCTTCGGCGCTTTTTGTTATCCTCGGATCTGCGGCTTGGCTCCTGATAAAACGCGACGCACTCATGATTTGGACGCCGTTATTCTCTTTTCGAGTAGCGACGGCCATTTTTTTCGGGATCGGTTCACTGGTACCCTTCTTTGTAGGCGAAACTTCGAGGGCCTATATGGAAGCATTTTACCTATTTTCTAACAACGAAATCGCAAAGCTGAATCTCATCGTTGGCTGCAGTGTTTTCATCGTCCTCGCGACGTGTCGGTTCGTCTACGTTTTCCTTCCGTCTGCTGGACGGACAGTTACTCAGCAGAACATCAAAGATGACAAATATAGCGCCAAACGTATCAGAAACTACGGGATCTTCTACACGATCGCTGGCGGCTTGATCAAATATCTCGTCATTTTTCCTGTTGCAATTGGTTGGGTCACGGCAGTCTTGCCGGGTGCGCTGACGTCGCTCGCCGCCATGTCATTGTGCGGTATCTATCTACTCACGGTCTGGAGCCTCTCCAGGGCCCCGAAAATATTTGCCTGGGTGAGCCTTTTTGTAGTTTTGGAAATATGTTCCGGGTTGGTCATGTTCAACAAGACTGCGGCGCTGCTGCCTTTCATCGTATACTCGATGGGTGTGCTCGTTCAAAGGATCTCTGCCATAAGGATTCTCCTCGTATGTTGCGTCGTCGGGTTGACGGTCAATGCGATGCAGCCATTGGTTTCGTTCGGCAGAGACGAACTTATCCGTCGGCAAGGCGACTCCTACGGAGTAAATTTGTTGGAGAGATTTGAAATATTGGCAGCATACTATGATCCGTCAACGCTTCATGATGTTAGCGCTGAGGTTCAGGGCGGCTGGATGCGCATCAGCTACGTCAACGCTGGGACGTTCGCAATCGCCTTATTTGATCGTGGCTTCGCGGGCGACTCGTTCAAGAATATGTTTACCGTGCTCGTTCCCCGGGTATTCTGGCAGGACAAACCCATCGACCAAACCGCGAGGGAATTTGCGGCAATTTCAGCCGGCGAATACGCGGATAATTCAGTGTCCCCCACAATCTTTGCTGAAGCTTATTGGAATTTTGGATGGTCTGGCATTCCTATGACTGGGATTCCTCTAGGTATAGTACTAGCGGTGCTTTCGGCCAACACGATGCGACTATTGAATAGGAGAGCATGGCTCTACATGCCCGTCCTGTTTACGAGCATGCAATTTGGCCTAAGCATCGACGGCTTGTTCGTGGCTACAGTCGTCGGCGGCACTGCGATCATCGTCGGCATGCTACTGTCGACTGCGGTCCTAGAGTGGGTGATGTGGTCCTTCGGCATTGACGTTTCTCCACAGAGGTCGCCTACGCGGCACTCCAGTTTACCTCTTAAAGCATTGGGATGATACGATCAGCCAGTCTGATGATCGTAATGATCTGCGGAGACATCATGACCATGCCGGGCCTGCCGCGCCATCCGGCTTCCGAGCCAAGGGGCTGGAGGCACAGCCTCAGATGCTTGTCTGGGGCCGCCTTCCTATAAATCATCGCGGCTAAACCACACGCCTCTAGGACCTCAGCACCGCCTCGCGCACGGTCGGTCGGGCTCACCTCGAATAGCACGGAGAGGCCGCGCTCGGACGGCAGGCGGTTCCCGACACGAAAATAGCCGGAGCGGACCGCGTGAGCGAGCCGCCGTGCCACCTGCTCGCCTGTATTGGCGAGGATGCCAACCGATTACGGCGCTTGTGAACGCTACCTCAACACCGAAGAGGCGAGTGTGTGCGTAAGCTTGCGGGTTGGGTGGCAGACGATACATCAAGCGGATATTGCGTCAGCGTTAGTGGAAATACGGCTTCTATGACAGCTCGCCAGCCTCTGCTCGACCCCAAAAAGTCCTCTAAAGATTGGTTTGAAGAGGCCGACAGACGTAAAAATAGCGTCGTCACGATTTTCGAAGCAATGAGTCCCTTAATGTTTCTCCGCGTGAACCCGGGCATTCGGCTGACAGTGCTGATCATCTTGCGGGTGGCGTTCCTGCTACTTGGCGAACCCCTGATCAATGGCGATGGCATACAGTACGTGAAGGGGGCGCAGGAGATTTTGCTGAACGGTGAATTGCCTCCCGCGAGGTACCAACCCCTCGGCTTCTCTGTTGTGTTGGCCCCCATCATCGCTCTGACGGGCGAGAAAGCCGTTCACTTCGACTACGACGTGTCAATGCCCTACGCGGGGGATCGGATCGCGAATGCCGTCCATGTCGCACAAGTCCTGATGGATTTGGTGGTCGTCCTGATTCTAATTCACGAGGCCGGGAAGCTGCTCACAGGCCGGACGAAGCCCGTCGTCACCACTTGTGCTCTTGCATTTTTCGCTCTGCAACCATTCACGGCGGCGCTGACGACCTCCGTCTATCCCGATCAAATGTGCATGTTCTTCTTTTTCGTCGGCGGATATTTGATCTTTCGCGCCCTGTCTGGCGCGTGGAAGATGTTGTGGCTCGCCGCCGGTTCTCTGTTTCTCGGGATCGCCGGCCTGACCAGGGTCGATATGCTGCCGGTCTGCGCCGGACTCTTGCTTTTCGCCTACACCATCATCTTCCGGCGGTGGCGCGACCGAGCACGGCTAGGTGCGATAGCGATGAGCACCGTCATTTTTCTCTTGGCGCCGGCGAGCATGTTGATCTTCCAGTATCGATCCACGGGCGAAATCGGTTACCTGCACCTCCGCCCACCGCCGACCGAAACCTACACGTTCAAGGTAAGCAAGCATGTAGGGTACTTGGCATGGCTGCGTACGTGGGTGATATTTGTGCAAGGCGAGCACGTTGTGTTTGCTTCGCCCGACGAAACGCCGGTTTGGCTCAAGTCCGGGGCAGATATCAATGTTTACCCGCGCCGGGCTTTCAAGAGCGACGAGCAGCGCAACGAGATTGCAGAGCTGCTAGATTCCTGGCGGCAGAACGGCTACACAAACGACATCGACGCAGGATTCATGCGCAACGCGGAAGCCAACAGGCGCGAACATCCTGTAACCACCTATGGCGTGGTTCCAGTCGCCAGGATGTTGCACTACTGGATCAATCTCGAGGGCGCGCGAGCGATCTTTGATACGCTTGGGCTCGAGCCGCCCTTGAGCTGGATCGCGACGGCTTCGGTGTTTCCCTTCCGGGTGCTGTTCGTTGTCCTCGGCGCGATTGGACTATACGTCGTCTGGTTCAGGCAGAGGACGCGCATGTTCTGCTGGTCCGACGGCCTCGGTCTCGCCCGGGTAGGCTCGTTGATGGTCATTTTTCGCACCGGCGAATTCTGTGTGCTCGGGCTGTTTGTTGGGGGAGGTTTGATGGAGACGCGGTACATTATCGTCGCGTTACCCGCCATGCTTCTCCTCGCGGTCGTGGGCCTTCGCCGGATCGCGGGAGGGGCTGAACGGCACGAGCCAGACGGGGCTCCAATGAATGTGTAAACCATCCTCGAAGGGAAGGACGTGTTGTGCAACATCAACTTCAGTCCCCGCTTGGCCCCATCTATCTATCGTTGGTAGTGCCGATCTACAACGAAGAGGAGAGCATCCCGATTCTGTTGGAAGCCCTCCTCGCGGTGCTTGACAATATCGGCCGTCGATTCGAGGTCATCGCGGTCAACGACGGTAGTTCCGACGGTTCTACCACGCAACTGAAGAAAGCAGCCGCCGACCGGCCCGAGATCAAAGTGATCGAGTTCCGCCAGAACGCTGGACAGACGGCCGCGCTGATGGCCGGCATCGACCATGCCTCGGGCGACGTCATCGTCACGATCGACGCGGATCTGCAGAATGATCCGGAAGACATTCCACGATTACTCGAAAAGCTCGACGAGGGATACGATGTGGTTTCCGGATGGCGAAAAGACCGTCAGGACGCCGCCATTCGCCGTAACTTGGTGAGCCGCATAGCGAACAGGCTGATCTCTGCAATCTCCGGCGTCCGGCTTCGCGACTATGGCTGCACGCTCAAGGCATATCGCAGGGAAGTGCTCTCGGGCATGCGCCTCTACGGCGAGATGCATCGCTTTGTCCCGATCTACGCCTCGTGGATGGGAGCCAAAGTGGTCGAGCTGCCCGTGCGCCATCACGTACGCCGCTTCGGTCAATCGAAGTATGACGTCAATCGAACGGTCAAGGTCGTGCTCGATCTCTTGGTGGTAAAATTCTTCGCCAGATATCTCGTCACGCCGATCTATCTCTTCGGTGGCGTCGGGTTATGGTTGATCCTCGCGTCATTCATCGTGCTCGGCTATGTGGGCTATCTTAAGTTCTTCGAGCATACGTCGATGATCCAGACGCCTCTCCCAGTGCTCTCGGCCATGCTGTTCCTGCTCGGCGTCACCACAATCCTGATGGGTCTGCTCGCGGAGATCACGGTACGGACGTATTTCGAATCCCAGGGCCGGCGCGCCTATTCGGTCCGAAGCTTGCTCAACTTCGAAAAGGCGAGCTAGGCCGTGTGCGGCATCGCCGGATTTGCCGGAGTCGGCTCGTGGACCGACCTCGAACGCATGGCGCAGGCGCTTGTGCACCGTGGACCCGACCACGCCGGTTTTTTCGTCGACGAGGTGACGCGTGTCTTCCTCGGTCATCGCCGGCTCGCCATCGTCGATGTCGCCGGCGGCGAACAGCCGATGTGGAACGAGGACGGACAGGTTGGCGTGGTCTTCAATGGCGAGATCTACAATCATGCTGATTTGAGAGCGGATCTCCAGAGGCGAGGCCATCGCTTCGCCTCCGACCATTCCGACACAGAGGTGTTGGTGCATGGCTATGAGGAGTGGGGCGAGGGCTTGCCGTTGCGGCTCAACGGCATGTTCGCCTTCGCCATCCTTGACCGCCGCCGGAACCAGATCTTCCTGGCGCGCGACCGCTTCGGCGAGAAACCGCTGTATTACACGGCCAGACCCGGTCTGTTCGCCTTCGCCAGCGAGCTGACGGCGCTTGCAGAACATCCCGGCGTGTCACGATCGATCGACTCGCGAGCGCTGCAGAAGTTCTTCGCTTATGGCTATCTCCCGGCGCCGCACGCGATGCTGGAAGGCGTGCGCAAGCTGCCCGGGGGCCATTGGTTGAGGTGTGAGCTGGGTTCGGGCGCCCTTGCGGAGAAGCCCTACTGGCGTTTCGTGCTCGAACCGGATGATTCGCTCCGCGACGCGGACGAACCGCGCCTTGTCGAGGAATGTGGCGCGCTGCTGACCGAGGCGGCGCGGCGACGCCTGATGAGCGACGTCCCGCTCGGTGTGTTCCTGTCGGGCGGCCTCGATTCCAGCGTCGTGCTCGCGTCCCTTGCGAAGGCCTTGCCGACCGAATGCCTCAGCACCTTCACCATCGGCTTCGACGAACCATCGTTCGACGAATCGGAGCACGCCCTCGCCGTCGCGCGGCATCTGGGAACATCTCACCACGCGCGTCGTCTCGATCTCGCGCGCGCGCGCAATCTCATCCCCTCCGTGCTCTGCCGGCTCGACGAGCCGCTCGGCGACGCCTCGCTGCTGCCGACATATCTGCTCAGCGCCTTCGCGCGCGAGAAGGTCACTGTTGTGCTGTCGGGCGACGGCGGCGACGAACTGTTCGCCGGCTATGACCCTTTCCTAGCGCTTGCGCCTGCAGCGATTTACAGCCGATTGATGCCTCGCTGGGGCCACAAGGGCCTGCGCCGCCTCGCGGATCTCATCCCTATCTCGCATGCCAATATGGGCCTGGATTTCAAGCTTCGCCGCAGCCTGATTGGTTTGTCACACGCCGCCTCGATGTGGCTGCCGATTTGGATGGCGCCGCTCGATCCGAGAGACGCGGCCGAGTTATTCGAAAGCCCGCTCACGCTCGAAGACCTGTATGACGAGGCGATCGCGGCGTGGGAGAGCGACCCGGCCAAGAACCCGGTCGATCGCGGGCTCGAATTCTTTACTCGTTTCTATCTTCAGGACGACCTTCTGATGAAGGTCGACCGCGCGGCCATGATGTGCTCGCTCGAAGCACGGGCTGTTTTTCTCGACAATGATCTCGTCGAGTTCTGCCGGCGTTTGCCCCACCGCTTCAAGTTCCGCAACGGCGAGCGCAAGTACCTTCTCAAGAAGGTGGCGCGCCGCTTGCTCCCGCCTTCGATCGTCGATCGGAAGAAAAAGGGCTTCGGAATTCCGCTCGCCAAATGGCTGCGTGAAGTCCCGCCGGAGCCGCCAATGGCGCCGCTCGCCGGCGTGCGCGCCGACTACGCGCGCCGCGCCTTCGCCGAACATCGCTCGGGCGCCGCCGACCATCGGCTGTTCCTATGGAGCTGGATTGCTATGCAGGGCTTCGCGGACCATGTCGCAACGCTCGCAGCGGGAACGGCGCACCCGCATGAGGCGACTGCCGCGCATCGCTCATTACTGGACTAAGCCCGAAGTGGAAGCGTATGCGCGGCGCGGGCCTCGAAAAGGTGGAGCTTGCTTGGGTGAACCAGATGTCGCGGGCGGCACGCGGCCGCAAACCGTTATGCTGAAGGCCGAGGTCGCGCTGCTCACCCCGGAACATTCCTCGAATACGCGCCGATCCTGCAGAACTGAGGCTCCAAGATTCCGACGGCGACGCCTCGCCGCGCCGGGGAGGCGGTCAGATACGGCCGGTTGGCAGGATGTGCGCCTTCAGCCGCGCGATTTCATGCTGCATCCTGTATGGGAGCAACCTGACAAAGGCCTTGCGGAGGCGGAAGGGAAGAGGGGACACGTCCGCGAGCGGCGTGTTTTCCGCCACTACTTTGGTCCGCAAGTCGGCCGGCAGCCCCGCCAGCGCCTCATGCCGCACGAACAGGAAGGTGTTGTAGCGGTACCAGTAGGAAATCCGAGCGTCGTCCGCGATCGCCGGACGCACGGCGTCGATAGCGACGAACCCGCGTCGCGCCAGTTTCTCTCGCCAGAACTCGTAAGGTCGCTCGTTGATGTGAAATTCTCCGCCCTGTCCGGGCGGTGCAGCCGAGAACAGCACATAGCGCAACGCGTGCCTTGCCAAGCTGTCCACGAATCCCTCGGCTGCACGAGTCTCGAGGTGCTCGCCGACCTCGAGTGACTGCACGAGGTCAAACTGTCGC from Rhizobiales bacterium GAS188 encodes:
- a CDS encoding Membrane protein involved in the export of O-antigen and teichoic acid, whose amino-acid sequence is MNRQTAAIAGQFLAVGVAMLDRLALTAYLIRFWGTAVFEHWSILLAATSLFTLFDLGFQMHFGNRLTLEAAMGKERVAQFVYRSSNTIFLGLAICGALVAVVIFSVSGPRKMLGVRDALSLDDRWITAALILAIATKLAMTNLISVYRLHRAFGRGNALASLVDAVRILLVAGLAISGFGPISAAIATTFVTLLGFGLLIPADISRRFPDFRMKFDRPTMLTMEGAFSNGGMFFLQNFPNLAINQLPVLLIGSTASATGVLASFLLIRTLLNFSRLLIFQVVQILGMECARLVAEDRWALLDRLYRHTNLCVAAVSGCLCGGMLSFGRPILTFWTGQPGLYRHDLMLVMIVPLLCVPSSLLANTFLSYSNRPFYPTLGRGLHLCIAVLLFFLVPFEDISLRLTFAICIGEVIGFALPQIYASPRVIDQHRILTEAFYVASCVAAFGATYLVATFTKTILPPDVLWRFSVDILVTGGGATLTIWVLLLRPSQLHALTAGIETSDV
- a CDS encoding hypothetical protein (manually curated), producing MRQTTMAHPLIDRESNPLIPTKAELGELLALIAFYLVCDVVSEQGYFIVNIVGPSALFVILGSAAWLLIKRDALMIWTPLFSFRVATAIFFGIGSLVPFFVGETSRAYMEAFYLFSNNEIAKLNLIVGCSVFIVLATCRFVYVFLPSAGRTVTQQNIKDDKYSAKRIRNYGIFYTIAGGLIKYLVIFPVAIGWVTAVLPGALTSLAAMSLCGIYLLTVWSLSRAPKIFAWVSLFVVLEICSGLVMFNKTAALLPFIVYSMGVLVQRISAIRILLVCCVVGLTVNAMQPLVSFGRDELIRRQGDSYGVNLLERFEILAAYYDPSTLHDVSAEVQGGWMRISYVNAGTFAIALFDRGFAGDSFKNMFTVLVPRVFWQDKPIDQTAREFAAISAGEYADNSVSPTIFAEAYWNFGWSGIPMTGIPLGIVLAVLSANTMRLLNRRAWLYMPVLFTSMQFGLSIDGLFVATVVGGTAIIVGMLLSTAVLEWVMWSFGIDVSPQRSPTRHSSLPLKALG
- a CDS encoding dolichol-phosphate mannosyltransferase, encoding MQHQLQSPLGPIYLSLVVPIYNEEESIPILLEALLAVLDNIGRRFEVIAVNDGSSDGSTTQLKKAAADRPEIKVIEFRQNAGQTAALMAGIDHASGDVIVTIDADLQNDPEDIPRLLEKLDEGYDVVSGWRKDRQDAAIRRNLVSRIANRLISAISGVRLRDYGCTLKAYRREVLSGMRLYGEMHRFVPIYASWMGAKVVELPVRHHVRRFGQSKYDVNRTVKVVLDLLVVKFFARYLVTPIYLFGGVGLWLILASFIVLGYVGYLKFFEHTSMIQTPLPVLSAMLFLLGVTTILMGLLAEITVRTYFESQGRRAYSVRSLLNFEKAS
- a CDS encoding asparagine synthase (glutamine-hydrolysing), with amino-acid sequence MCGIAGFAGVGSWTDLERMAQALVHRGPDHAGFFVDEVTRVFLGHRRLAIVDVAGGEQPMWNEDGQVGVVFNGEIYNHADLRADLQRRGHRFASDHSDTEVLVHGYEEWGEGLPLRLNGMFAFAILDRRRNQIFLARDRFGEKPLYYTARPGLFAFASELTALAEHPGVSRSIDSRALQKFFAYGYLPAPHAMLEGVRKLPGGHWLRCELGSGALAEKPYWRFVLEPDDSLRDADEPRLVEECGALLTEAARRRLMSDVPLGVFLSGGLDSSVVLASLAKALPTECLSTFTIGFDEPSFDESEHALAVARHLGTSHHARRLDLARARNLIPSVLCRLDEPLGDASLLPTYLLSAFAREKVTVVLSGDGGDELFAGYDPFLALAPAAIYSRLMPRWGHKGLRRLADLIPISHANMGLDFKLRRSLIGLSHAASMWLPIWMAPLDPRDAAELFESPLTLEDLYDEAIAAWESDPAKNPVDRGLEFFTRFYLQDDLLMKVDRAAMMCSLEARAVFLDNDLVEFCRRLPHRFKFRNGERKYLLKKVARRLLPPSIVDRKKKGFGIPLAKWLREVPPEPPMAPLAGVRADYARRAFAEHRSGAADHRLFLWSWIAMQGFADHVATLAAGTAHPHEATAAHRSLLD